The following are encoded in a window of Megalopta genalis isolate 19385.01 chromosome 6, iyMegGena1_principal, whole genome shotgun sequence genomic DNA:
- the LOC117226043 gene encoding uncharacterized protein LOC117226043 produces the protein MLHSLKKSTSVSYQKLRKLFYVKDFVTLIRPYIFIISVLGYFPYSISLSTYKVVKKSFVWSWIMLISMTVLCLAVLPRLTFWNRHRDIISRLDYANMYGFGLFCLWASYFSSRSKLHFLRTVSTASRVLSLGTFCSTAKWMFVIDIIKVTPLLTHVVVVEANLWSIVIYASCCYISLEALIANSLFINSLYVLRLCFRNINRSLEKLRINLVTDEPHLLRRVYHSQNNPTLLSELKTLRRQHLELGKIVDASNETFGLEIIFIIARSMMTIILNLYRYLIENTDDGKIVHLWSMYIEYLVHTCQYLIVIAVVCEMVKDQAKNIGYNIHRILVTTFDKQISTELSSFSMEVLQQNHAIVARGLIIDVTLLTKIVGIITTYLLILIQFSLMKPC, from the exons ATGTTGCATTCATTGAAAAAATCCACAAGCGTCTCATACCAAAAGTTACGGAAATTATTTTACGTCAAGGATTTTGTAACACTGATACGCCCCTATATTTTCATCATTTCCGTTCTCGGATACTTCCCCTATAGTATCTCACTGTCAACGTACAAGGTTGTCAAGAAGAGCTTTGTCTGGTCCTGGATAATGTTGATCAGCATGACAGTGCTATGTCTCGCGGTGCTACCCAGGTTAACTTTTTGGAACAGGCACAGAGACATAATCTCGAGATTGGACTACGCCAATATGTATGGTTTTGGTCTCTTTTGTCTTTGGGCAAGCTACTTTTCATCTCGATCGAAACtgcattttcttcgcacggttTCGACTGCATCCCGAGTGCTGTCTCTTGGAACGTTCTGCAGCACTGCCAAGTGGATGTTCGTGATAGACATCATCAAGGTCACGCCGCTCTTGACCCACGTGGTCGTCGTAGAAGCGAATCTATGGTCGATCGTAATCTATGCTAGTTGTTGCTACATATCCTTGGAGGCATTGATAGCAAACTCGTTGTTCATCAATTCTCTATACGTGTTGCGCCTTTGTTTTCGTAACATCAACAGATCTCTGGAGAAATTGAGGATAAATCTGGTTACTGACGAGCCTCACCTACTTAGAAGGGTATATCATTCGCAGAACAATCCTACGCTATTATCAGAGCTGAAGACGCTTAGGAGGCAGCATCTAGAACTTGGAAAAATTGTTGATGCGTCGAATGAGACCTTCGGCCTGGAGATCATTTTTATCATCGCAAGGTCTATGATGACTATCATCTTAAATTTATATCGCTATTTGATAGAAAATACTGACGACGGTAAGATCGTGCATTTGTGGTCAATGTACATCGAGTATCTCGTTCATACTTGCCAGTATCTGATTGTTATTGCTGTCGTGTGTGAGATGGTGAAGGATCAGGCGAAGAATATTGGTTATAATATACATCGGATTCTCGTGACTACCTTTGATAAACAGATTTCCACAGAG TTGTCGTCGTTCTCGATGGAAGTTCTGCAGCAGAACCACGCAATCGTAGCAAGAGGACTAATAATAGACGTGACCCTGCTGACAAAG ATAGTGGGAATCATCACGACTTATTTGCTGATCCTAATACAATTTTCCCTGATGAAACCCTGTTGA